The segment ATAATCGCTAACTGCGTCGGTTATCTCCGAAGACTCCTCTTTGCTTCCCTCCATTTGATTGGCCTTCTCCCTTGCCCAGACCAGCCCACTACCATCGACGATGTTGGAGTCCTTGGCTCCGGTCTCGCCAGTCTCATCGTACTCACCGAGCAGCTCAACTTAAACAAGGCTTTCTCCTACAAATACTGTGGCGGCGGGGTAGGAAAGGGCTCTGATTGTGTTGTGTGCTTGTGCAGCCTAAGAGATGGGGAACAGGTGAGGAAACTCGATTGTTGCCATGTATTTCATAAGGATTGCTTTGATGGTTGGCTTGATCAACTAAAATTTAACTGCCCGGTTTGTCGATCCCCTCTCAAAATCGATCAGCGCGTCGGTTTCACGCGGAGACGCGTCGGTGAAGATTTGCTTGCCTGGTTTTCTTTGGGTTAATTAGATTCCGAccaagattttagaattttagtgTTTTTGCCCCCCTTTTCTTAGGTTCCGGCTGGATTGGGTATTATTTTGTTTTCAACTATTTGTTTTGAGGGGGTTGTCATTCAACTTTCTTTCTTACCACTattttttcttttgctttttaGAACCCTTTTTCTCCGTTGTagggttttttttgtttttttttctttagaaattttttttgaaGAATTTTCTTTTTCACTGCTGTAAatagtcttttttttttatttactttatgtatttttttttagtCCAATAAGAAAATAGTTATCTTTGTGTACAAATTGTCAAGACCAGATTGCTATTTATTTACATGAAGTAGTGAGGGTGAAGATGCTTTATGATTTTACTTTTATGGTAATCTTATTAGTTTATTATTAAGGTAAATAAAAAAAGCATATTTTATGTGATATtgtttgaaaaaagaaaaataagaacccAAGTTGTTTTAGATttcaatataatattaagaaaatagGGGGGGAAGAAGATTTCGAATTTATGGTAGTATTGGCAACTACAAAACGGGTTGAGATATTTTATATTTGATGTAATAATTGAGTACCATGTACAGTAGTTTCCTATCATCTTCTCCAAGTAGTACAATTGTGGGATCTTTATGGAGTTACTTCCTGTAAAGTGTCTCTTATTCAATTTTCTTGTTGGTCTTCACGCGTGTGTAAAATTGATTTAACGGATATATTCTATTTTGATTAAAGTGGTTCTTTTGGTTAATTGGAATTGAATAGATTGATTTCATTATACAAACCCAACTAGCTAGCCCTAACCAAATTTATATTAAGctcaaaacaaattaaaaaactGGATTAACCGATTTATCCTATCTATGTTAAGTTGGATAAACGACGTCTCGTGTTTGGGATAAAAATCATGAATACCATGAGATCATTATGACACCATAAATTACATATAACCTTATTACTAACAGAAAAGCTTAGATAATGCAAGTGATTTATAATCATTATACCAATAATTAGTTTACTTAGATTCATCTAACCGGTTTTTTTatctatataatataaaattaaaaattatatattgaaaTTACATGTTTTAAAAATTATGTACTAAAATGATATATTCAAAGGGGTGGAGGGTGGTGCATAGGCAGCACCACCTTAGTATTCTGACAGAATTTgcatgaaaacaaaaaaaataaaaataaaaaaatggtggAGGTAACTTAATCCgcaatgatgaatagaaaatacagGTCGTATATGATACAAACCGGACCCAAAACCCGATCCGCTGTCATAGATACGACATCGCACTAGGTCATGCCTAGTGAAGAGGCAGCACCCATTGGTCACACCTCTGATAGAGGTGGCACTGGTCACACCATCTCCAAAGGCGGCACTGGTGTCAGGCGATGGGATAGGACGGGTCATTGCCTGTGAGTTGTGTGTTTGGGGACCTTATAATGGTCCCCAATGCTCTATTTTTGGTCGAAAGAGAGTTTTTgaagaaagaaaataagagaagaagaagaaggagaaggagaaggagaaggagaaggagaaggagagggaggggaaaaagaaagaaaaaaagaggagGAGAATAGAGAGAGGGAAGgagaaagagaaggaaaaaaaataaatagaaaaggaAAGGAGAGGTTGTTGTTTAGGGAAGATTAGGTgtttaagaaaatatattttttgttataaattaatgttaatttattttatttttgttgttattattgttgatttaatttttaattttatttttgtaaggtattatttggttaaaagaactattaaggtatgtttgtatttattttatattttcattcattcataatttattttaatgtttattgaaGTAAAAAAGCCTATTTATGTTACGTacaaataatgttttatttttatataatttatttgttaTGTGTGTTTTAGGTTTattagatttatttttatgtaatttactCGACatgttattttgattattttaattttttatttttttatgttggtAAAAGATGAGAACATTGATATGGAATTTATGAATGAGACCATTAAGTTGGAATTTATGAGATAAATTAGGAATTAGTTTATATGTtctaatttttaagattttataattgagaataagagtttatgtttttaaatttgttttgtttttttataaatattataaatgaaatttcttttgaagttctatgcaaaaaaaatatatatttttgacaATAATTAAGTTGGCatgttattatatatgtatatatattatattttaaaccaatacattttacttattatcattttaaaataataataaaaatattcgtATTTATTATGTATCgtttatgttatgttttgttatattttttatttgcatgttatttttattattttaatataattttttgttttttatgtaAGTAAAAGATTAAACCATTGAGATGAAATTTGTGAATGAGACCATTGAGTTAGAGTTTGAGTTAGAATTTAtaagatatatttattttgttaatgtaGTATAGCAAAAAATAAGATGTGGGCAAAAGCTGTTTggtattttttgtaattaaaagcaatatataaaatttaggtattttgataaatatttaaaatctatcaaactTTGAAATTAATAGccgaaatttgttttgaaattgtagGTATCGCAATGGGTTCATTGATTAAAAACGATGGTCACATATCAAACACAGTTAATAATATggtaatatattgttatttgttaatcGCGGGTTCTCTTAAAAAAAGATCTACgtaatttacaaaaataaattatgttattataactattttctGTAATTTAATACTGTCAGGGCCCGTACCACGCATTAAGGGGTTGGGTGAATGGTTTAGGATACTCCCTGGATGAACGATTGATGCCATACTTGGAGTTAGTTGGATTTGGGTCAGTAGCATTGGTCCGGATATTTGATTTGCAGTACGATTTAATATCCGCATTGGTCGAGCATTGGCGCACGGAGACCAATACTTTTCATTTGCCGTGTGGGGAGTGCACTGTCACTCTGGAGGATGTTGCATTGCAACTTGGGCTCCCAATCTACGGGAGTGCCGTAACGGGCGTAAGTACGATAATTAAGTCGATTGCCCTTTGTTATAGCCTACTAGGAGTCTTGCTCGACAATACTGAGTCCAAATTTACAAGTTTGAGATTTTCGTGGCTGACTGAGCAGAAGGTGATGTACGTAACTCGAGTGtacattatgcatattatagGGCGCATAGTGATGCCGGATGTGAACAACAATAGGGTTCATTTAATGTATTTACCCCTATTAGCTGATTTGCAAAATGTTCACTTGTATAGTTAGGGTTTTCCAGTTCTGGCTATGTTGTATCATGAGCTTTGTCAGGTGACAAAGCCTGATACCGTAGACATAGGTGGATGTCTTCTATTGCTATAGCCATGGGCTCTTTACCAAatgccattcttggcatcggTTAGGCACCAACCATACGTATTTCCACTAGTGAACATGTGATAAAATTTAAGTTATTATTAATTGACATTTTTTTTCTAGTGATGCTATTCTAACGATACTATTCTAACATGTAATTTGTTTTCATAGATAAAGTTTTTATCCGGGTATCGGGAGGTCGTACACTGTCTTGATATATCGTCTGATGATTGAACAATATCCCGGGGGAGGCGTAAGCTATTCCAATATTTGTGACATGTAATTTCTTTGTATATCTTACTCGAACCGTGTTAAATTTTAACCATGTTATTAATCG is part of the Gossypium arboreum isolate Shixiya-1 chromosome 5, ASM2569848v2, whole genome shotgun sequence genome and harbors:
- the LOC108452048 gene encoding E3 ubiquitin-protein ligase RHA2A-like; translated protein: MGLQSQLNDVSSDSIPLLLVAIIANCVGYLRRLLFASLHLIGLLPCPDQPTTIDDVGVLGSGLASLIVLTEQLNLNKAFSYKYCGGGVGKGSDCVVCLCSLRDGEQVRKLDCCHVFHKDCFDGWLDQLKFNCPVCRSPLKIDQRVGFTRRRVGEDLLAWFSLG